In Diachasmimorpha longicaudata isolate KC_UGA_2023 chromosome 7, iyDiaLong2, whole genome shotgun sequence, the following proteins share a genomic window:
- the LOC135164199 gene encoding F-BAR domain only protein 2 isoform X2, producing MTVDFADYFWGEKNNGFDVLYHNMKHGVVASKELAEFLRERSTIEENNYKLLSKVAKQASNSSSTQGTFAPVWAALRGAAEKLAGLHLQMAQRVSEIIKDVSKYADELHKRHKAVKEEESSTLEVVQNIQSITVTLQKAKDMCMQKALELEKLRKDSASQRELEKAEAKFKKTQDDYKTLVDKYTAVRNDFETKMTAACRRFQDVEETHLRHMKEFLNTYADALQTNHEQVGQVHIDFKRQCLDMTVEKLLEQFVQSKYTGFERPGVIEYDEVMTSLAEIASQTHQLEVTNDAIAKDTTTKGTNGETGVAGNKSYKKSLNSKGLGSWDGERDKERHKEKDRDATTKGSRRTTSLLNLFMSNSQERQRQAGSGSTPVIPQGNNPPTAVPPPSISRNPLRGSKWFLRSRREKRKEKKAKKKKDSVDTSSNKEEKEEKDESRKSETPTPEVDEDGFCIRPKPDPWENEKGFYSSSDTESEDERERKIRVEIKPLSNGGAPMSASVDELRATVENLSLSPAPTGRRGSNTDSDHLMKRSQSVSQQLGKPSSDLLGLNLFNPSSTPSSASTPTASHPYAPLQSPPPMSSSPVPQSAPPQLTSLHNKFPEGDLFSEVGDITPALPPKQSASSTPTGSIAIPRPPSRRSEGPTRGRASPATISRADSVASLEFRTAGVGVGSSRGPSPLTIGLADTIPLAVAFHEIVHSYFRGTDENRCQVKLSGDMMLSFPAGIVAVLANNPSPAKLLFRIRNSNRLERLLPNNQLVSIDATQTTADCTIFEFNMSALTTLLRRQAEQNPSASYFNVDILKYQIKNKEGAGSCPFQLVAYWKCESTHTDLKIDYKYNSRAMASPSPLLNLHVAAPIDGGFKSLHSKPSAQWLPDTNRLLWKFTELSQHSESNGVGSLKARVELERGPGSQGTIVTQFNCEGTTLSGVEFELVGAGYRLSLVKRRFVSGKYICDGDSDPRTRYAAPPPSTD from the exons ATGACCGTCGATTTTGCTGATTACTTTTGG ggtgaaaaaaataatggatttgACGTGCTGTATCATAACATGAAACATGGAGTTGTGGCTAGCAAAGAACTGGCTGAATTTCTCCGTGAGAGATCGACCATCGAGGAGAACAACTACAAACTCCTCAGCAAAGTTGCTAAACAAGCGAGCAACAGTAGCAGTACCCAGGGAACATTTGCACCAGTATGGGCAGCACTACGAGGTGCTGCGGAGAAACTCGCGGGTCTTCACCTTCAAATGGCCCAACGAGTCTCCGAAATCATCAAAGACGTGTCGAAATACGCTGACGAGCTTCACAAGAGGCACAAGGCT gtAAAAGAGGAAGAGTCCTCGACTCTGGAGGTAGTTCAAAATATTCAGAGTATCACAGTGACACTCCAGAAGGCCAAGGACATGTGTATGCAGAAGGCGTTGGAGTTAGAGAAGCTTCGAAAGGACAGTGCCAGTCAGCGGGAGCTGGAGAAGGCTGAGGCCAAGTTTAAGAAGACCCAGGATGATTATAAAACACTTGTGGATAAATACACTGCTGTTAGAAATGATTTTGAGACCAAAATGACAGCTGCATGCAGG AGATTTCAAGACGTGGAGGAGACCCATCTGAGGCACATGAAGGAGTTCCTGAATACCTACGCCGATGCCCTTCAAACCAATCACGAGCAGGTTGGACAGGTTCACATTGACTTCAAACGCCAGTGCCTGGACATGACGGTGGAAAAACTACTGGAGCAATTTGTGCAGTCAAAGTATACGGGCTTCGAACGGCCAG GAGTGATCGAGTATGACGAGGTGATGACGAGTCTAGCCGAGATTGCCAGTCAGACCCATCAGCTGGAGGTGACTAATGATGCAATTGCCAAGGACACAACCACCAAAGGAACTAATGGAGAAACAGGCGTTGCTGGTAACAAATCGTATAAGAAAAGTCTCAATTCTAAGGGTTTGGGTAGTTGGGATGGGGAGAGGGATAAAGAGAGGCATAAGGAAAAGGATAGAGACGCTACCACCAAAGGCTCACGTCGTACCACCTCGCTTCTCAACCTGTTCATGTCCAACTCCCAGG agagacagaggcaagCAGGGTCTGGTTCGACACCAGTCATACCTCAGGGCAACAATCCGCCTACTGCCGTTCCACCTCCCAGCATCTCCAGGAACCCTCTAAGAGGATCTAAAT GGTTTCTCCGCAGTAGACGAGAAAAGAGAAAggagaaaaaggcgaagaagaagaaggacTCGGTGGACACGAGCAGTAACAAGGAAGAAAA AGAGGAGAAGGACGAGAGCCGAAAATCCGAGACACCAACACCGGAAGTTGATGAAGATGGTTTTTGCATAAGGCCAAAGCCCGATCCTTGGGAAAATGAGAAAGGTTTTTACTCGAGTTCGGACACTGAATCGGAGgacgagagagaaagaaaaataagagtTGAGATAAAACCATTGAGCAATGGTGGTGCACCCATGAGTGCAAGTGTCGACGAGTTGAGAGCGACTGTTGAGAATCTCTCGTTGTCACCGGCACCCACGGGTCGTAGGGGTTCGAATACCGATTCGGATCATCTTATGAAGAGATCCCAGTCGGTTTCCCAACAGCTTGGTAAACCAAGTTCCGATTTACTTggattaaatttattcaatccaAGTAGTACACCATCGAGTGCCTCAACACCAACAGCGAGTCATCCTTATGCACCTTTGCAGAGTCCACCACCAATGTCATCATCACCAGTGCCACAGAGTGCACCACCACAATTGACGAGTTTGCATAATAAATTTCCCGAGGGTGATTTATTTTCGGAGGTCGGTGATATTACACCAGCATTACCACCCAAACAATCAGCCTCGTCAACACCAACGGGATCAATTGCTATTCCAAGGCCACCTTCACGACGAAGTGAGGGCCCAACTAGGGGGCGAGCATCGCCTGCCACTATATCGAGGGCTGATAGTGTCGCCAGTTTGGAGTTTCGCACTGCTGGAGTTGGGGTGGGATCGTCCAGGGGACCATCCCCTCTCACTATAGGCCTTGCCGATACCATTCCTCTTGCAGTGGCTTTCCACGAAATTGTTCACTCATACTTCAGAGGAACCGATGAAAATCGCTGCCAGGTGAAACTCAGTGGGGATATGATGTTGTCCTTTCCTGCGGGAATTGTCGCTGTCTTGGCAAACAATCCCAGTCCTGCTAAGCTGTTGTTTAGAATCAGGAATAGTAATCGGCTAGAACGATTACTCCCTAATAATCAACTTGTTAGTAT TGACGCCACTCAGACGACAGCAGACTGTACAATATTCGAGTTTAATATGAGTGCCTTAACCACATTGCTACGTCGTCAGGCAGAGCAGAACCCCTCAGCTTCGTACTTCAATGTGGACATTCTCAAGTATCAAATTAAGAATAAGGAGGGTGCAGGCTCTTGTCCATTTCAACTAGTGGCGTACTGGAAGTGTGAGTCTACGCACACAGATCTCAAG ATTGACTACAAGTATAACAGTCGTGCAATGGCCTCGCCAAGTCCCCTCTTGAATTTACACGTAGCAGCCCCTATTGACGGTGGCTTCAAAAGCCTCCATAGTAAGCCATCAGCCCAGTGGCTGCCCGACACAAACAgattactttggaaatttaCCGAGTTGTCTCAGCACAGTGAAAGCAATGGAGTTGGTTCATTGAAAGCACGAGTTGAGCTGGAACGTGGCCCGGGATCTCAGGGGACCATTGTAACTCAGTTCAATTGCGAGGGAACAACTCTCTCAGGCGTTGAGTTTGAACTTGTCGGTGCTGGTTACAGGCTAAGTCTCGTGAAAAGACGATTTGTATCCGGCAAATATATTTGCGATGGAGACAGCGATCCGAGAACACGTTATGCTGCTCCACCGCCCAGCACTGATTGA
- the LOC135164199 gene encoding F-BAR domain only protein 2 isoform X1 — MTVDFADYFWGEKNNGFDVLYHNMKHGVVASKELAEFLRERSTIEENNYKLLSKVAKQASNSSSTQGTFAPVWAALRGAAEKLAGLHLQMAQRVSEIIKDVSKYADELHKRHKAVKEEESSTLEVVQNIQSITVTLQKAKDMCMQKALELEKLRKDSASQRELEKAEAKFKKTQDDYKTLVDKYTAVRNDFETKMTAACRRFQDVEETHLRHMKEFLNTYADALQTNHEQVGQVHIDFKRQCLDMTVEKLLEQFVQSKYTGFERPGVIEYDEVMTSLAEIASQTHQLEVTNDAIAKDTTTKGTNGETGVAGNKSYKKSLNSKGLGSWDGERDKERHKEKDRDATTKGSRRTTSLLNLFMSNSQERQRQAGSGSTPVIPQGNNPPTAVPPPSISRNPLRGSKWFLRSRREKRKEKKAKKKKDSVDTSSNKEEKSDLEEKDESRKSETPTPEVDEDGFCIRPKPDPWENEKGFYSSSDTESEDERERKIRVEIKPLSNGGAPMSASVDELRATVENLSLSPAPTGRRGSNTDSDHLMKRSQSVSQQLGKPSSDLLGLNLFNPSSTPSSASTPTASHPYAPLQSPPPMSSSPVPQSAPPQLTSLHNKFPEGDLFSEVGDITPALPPKQSASSTPTGSIAIPRPPSRRSEGPTRGRASPATISRADSVASLEFRTAGVGVGSSRGPSPLTIGLADTIPLAVAFHEIVHSYFRGTDENRCQVKLSGDMMLSFPAGIVAVLANNPSPAKLLFRIRNSNRLERLLPNNQLVSIDATQTTADCTIFEFNMSALTTLLRRQAEQNPSASYFNVDILKYQIKNKEGAGSCPFQLVAYWKCESTHTDLKIDYKYNSRAMASPSPLLNLHVAAPIDGGFKSLHSKPSAQWLPDTNRLLWKFTELSQHSESNGVGSLKARVELERGPGSQGTIVTQFNCEGTTLSGVEFELVGAGYRLSLVKRRFVSGKYICDGDSDPRTRYAAPPPSTD, encoded by the exons ATGACCGTCGATTTTGCTGATTACTTTTGG ggtgaaaaaaataatggatttgACGTGCTGTATCATAACATGAAACATGGAGTTGTGGCTAGCAAAGAACTGGCTGAATTTCTCCGTGAGAGATCGACCATCGAGGAGAACAACTACAAACTCCTCAGCAAAGTTGCTAAACAAGCGAGCAACAGTAGCAGTACCCAGGGAACATTTGCACCAGTATGGGCAGCACTACGAGGTGCTGCGGAGAAACTCGCGGGTCTTCACCTTCAAATGGCCCAACGAGTCTCCGAAATCATCAAAGACGTGTCGAAATACGCTGACGAGCTTCACAAGAGGCACAAGGCT gtAAAAGAGGAAGAGTCCTCGACTCTGGAGGTAGTTCAAAATATTCAGAGTATCACAGTGACACTCCAGAAGGCCAAGGACATGTGTATGCAGAAGGCGTTGGAGTTAGAGAAGCTTCGAAAGGACAGTGCCAGTCAGCGGGAGCTGGAGAAGGCTGAGGCCAAGTTTAAGAAGACCCAGGATGATTATAAAACACTTGTGGATAAATACACTGCTGTTAGAAATGATTTTGAGACCAAAATGACAGCTGCATGCAGG AGATTTCAAGACGTGGAGGAGACCCATCTGAGGCACATGAAGGAGTTCCTGAATACCTACGCCGATGCCCTTCAAACCAATCACGAGCAGGTTGGACAGGTTCACATTGACTTCAAACGCCAGTGCCTGGACATGACGGTGGAAAAACTACTGGAGCAATTTGTGCAGTCAAAGTATACGGGCTTCGAACGGCCAG GAGTGATCGAGTATGACGAGGTGATGACGAGTCTAGCCGAGATTGCCAGTCAGACCCATCAGCTGGAGGTGACTAATGATGCAATTGCCAAGGACACAACCACCAAAGGAACTAATGGAGAAACAGGCGTTGCTGGTAACAAATCGTATAAGAAAAGTCTCAATTCTAAGGGTTTGGGTAGTTGGGATGGGGAGAGGGATAAAGAGAGGCATAAGGAAAAGGATAGAGACGCTACCACCAAAGGCTCACGTCGTACCACCTCGCTTCTCAACCTGTTCATGTCCAACTCCCAGG agagacagaggcaagCAGGGTCTGGTTCGACACCAGTCATACCTCAGGGCAACAATCCGCCTACTGCCGTTCCACCTCCCAGCATCTCCAGGAACCCTCTAAGAGGATCTAAAT GGTTTCTCCGCAGTAGACGAGAAAAGAGAAAggagaaaaaggcgaagaagaagaaggacTCGGTGGACACGAGCAGTAACAAGGAAGAAAAGTCTGACCT AGAGGAGAAGGACGAGAGCCGAAAATCCGAGACACCAACACCGGAAGTTGATGAAGATGGTTTTTGCATAAGGCCAAAGCCCGATCCTTGGGAAAATGAGAAAGGTTTTTACTCGAGTTCGGACACTGAATCGGAGgacgagagagaaagaaaaataagagtTGAGATAAAACCATTGAGCAATGGTGGTGCACCCATGAGTGCAAGTGTCGACGAGTTGAGAGCGACTGTTGAGAATCTCTCGTTGTCACCGGCACCCACGGGTCGTAGGGGTTCGAATACCGATTCGGATCATCTTATGAAGAGATCCCAGTCGGTTTCCCAACAGCTTGGTAAACCAAGTTCCGATTTACTTggattaaatttattcaatccaAGTAGTACACCATCGAGTGCCTCAACACCAACAGCGAGTCATCCTTATGCACCTTTGCAGAGTCCACCACCAATGTCATCATCACCAGTGCCACAGAGTGCACCACCACAATTGACGAGTTTGCATAATAAATTTCCCGAGGGTGATTTATTTTCGGAGGTCGGTGATATTACACCAGCATTACCACCCAAACAATCAGCCTCGTCAACACCAACGGGATCAATTGCTATTCCAAGGCCACCTTCACGACGAAGTGAGGGCCCAACTAGGGGGCGAGCATCGCCTGCCACTATATCGAGGGCTGATAGTGTCGCCAGTTTGGAGTTTCGCACTGCTGGAGTTGGGGTGGGATCGTCCAGGGGACCATCCCCTCTCACTATAGGCCTTGCCGATACCATTCCTCTTGCAGTGGCTTTCCACGAAATTGTTCACTCATACTTCAGAGGAACCGATGAAAATCGCTGCCAGGTGAAACTCAGTGGGGATATGATGTTGTCCTTTCCTGCGGGAATTGTCGCTGTCTTGGCAAACAATCCCAGTCCTGCTAAGCTGTTGTTTAGAATCAGGAATAGTAATCGGCTAGAACGATTACTCCCTAATAATCAACTTGTTAGTAT TGACGCCACTCAGACGACAGCAGACTGTACAATATTCGAGTTTAATATGAGTGCCTTAACCACATTGCTACGTCGTCAGGCAGAGCAGAACCCCTCAGCTTCGTACTTCAATGTGGACATTCTCAAGTATCAAATTAAGAATAAGGAGGGTGCAGGCTCTTGTCCATTTCAACTAGTGGCGTACTGGAAGTGTGAGTCTACGCACACAGATCTCAAG ATTGACTACAAGTATAACAGTCGTGCAATGGCCTCGCCAAGTCCCCTCTTGAATTTACACGTAGCAGCCCCTATTGACGGTGGCTTCAAAAGCCTCCATAGTAAGCCATCAGCCCAGTGGCTGCCCGACACAAACAgattactttggaaatttaCCGAGTTGTCTCAGCACAGTGAAAGCAATGGAGTTGGTTCATTGAAAGCACGAGTTGAGCTGGAACGTGGCCCGGGATCTCAGGGGACCATTGTAACTCAGTTCAATTGCGAGGGAACAACTCTCTCAGGCGTTGAGTTTGAACTTGTCGGTGCTGGTTACAGGCTAAGTCTCGTGAAAAGACGATTTGTATCCGGCAAATATATTTGCGATGGAGACAGCGATCCGAGAACACGTTATGCTGCTCCACCGCCCAGCACTGATTGA
- the LOC135164199 gene encoding F-BAR domain only protein 2 isoform X3 has product MTVDFADYFWGEKNNGFDVLYHNMKHGVVASKELAEFLRERSTIEENNYKLLSKVAKQASNSSSTQGTFAPVWAALRGAAEKLAGLHLQMAQRVSEIIKDVSKYADELHKRHKAVKEEESSTLEVVQNIQSITVTLQKAKDMCMQKALELEKLRKDSASQRELEKAEAKFKKTQDDYKTLVDKYTAVRNDFETKMTAACRRFQDVEETHLRHMKEFLNTYADALQTNHEQVGQVHIDFKRQCLDMTVEKLLEQFVQSKYTGFERPGNRRDFINDTTKATDDVPNTPGVIEYDEVMTSLAEIASQTHQLEVTNDAIAKDTTTKGTNGETGVAGFLRSRREKRKEKKAKKKKDSVDTSSNKEEKSDLEEKDESRKSETPTPEVDEDGFCIRPKPDPWENEKGFYSSSDTESEDERERKIRVEIKPLSNGGAPMSASVDELRATVENLSLSPAPTGRRGSNTDSDHLMKRSQSVSQQLGKPSSDLLGLNLFNPSSTPSSASTPTASHPYAPLQSPPPMSSSPVPQSAPPQLTSLHNKFPEGDLFSEVGDITPALPPKQSASSTPTGSIAIPRPPSRRSEGPTRGRASPATISRADSVASLEFRTAGVGVGSSRGPSPLTIGLADTIPLAVAFHEIVHSYFRGTDENRCQVKLSGDMMLSFPAGIVAVLANNPSPAKLLFRIRNSNRLERLLPNNQLVSIDATQTTADCTIFEFNMSALTTLLRRQAEQNPSASYFNVDILKYQIKNKEGAGSCPFQLVAYWKCESTHTDLKIDYKYNSRAMASPSPLLNLHVAAPIDGGFKSLHSKPSAQWLPDTNRLLWKFTELSQHSESNGVGSLKARVELERGPGSQGTIVTQFNCEGTTLSGVEFELVGAGYRLSLVKRRFVSGKYICDGDSDPRTRYAAPPPSTD; this is encoded by the exons ATGACCGTCGATTTTGCTGATTACTTTTGG ggtgaaaaaaataatggatttgACGTGCTGTATCATAACATGAAACATGGAGTTGTGGCTAGCAAAGAACTGGCTGAATTTCTCCGTGAGAGATCGACCATCGAGGAGAACAACTACAAACTCCTCAGCAAAGTTGCTAAACAAGCGAGCAACAGTAGCAGTACCCAGGGAACATTTGCACCAGTATGGGCAGCACTACGAGGTGCTGCGGAGAAACTCGCGGGTCTTCACCTTCAAATGGCCCAACGAGTCTCCGAAATCATCAAAGACGTGTCGAAATACGCTGACGAGCTTCACAAGAGGCACAAGGCT gtAAAAGAGGAAGAGTCCTCGACTCTGGAGGTAGTTCAAAATATTCAGAGTATCACAGTGACACTCCAGAAGGCCAAGGACATGTGTATGCAGAAGGCGTTGGAGTTAGAGAAGCTTCGAAAGGACAGTGCCAGTCAGCGGGAGCTGGAGAAGGCTGAGGCCAAGTTTAAGAAGACCCAGGATGATTATAAAACACTTGTGGATAAATACACTGCTGTTAGAAATGATTTTGAGACCAAAATGACAGCTGCATGCAGG AGATTTCAAGACGTGGAGGAGACCCATCTGAGGCACATGAAGGAGTTCCTGAATACCTACGCCGATGCCCTTCAAACCAATCACGAGCAGGTTGGACAGGTTCACATTGACTTCAAACGCCAGTGCCTGGACATGACGGTGGAAAAACTACTGGAGCAATTTGTGCAGTCAAAGTATACGGGCTTCGAACGGCCAGGTAATCGTCGTGACTTTATCAACGACACTACGAAAGCCACTGATGATGTACCTAATACGCCAGGAGTGATCGAGTATGACGAGGTGATGACGAGTCTAGCCGAGATTGCCAGTCAGACCCATCAGCTGGAGGTGACTAATGATGCAATTGCCAAGGACACAACCACCAAAGGAACTAATGGAGAAACAGGCGTTGCTG GGTTTCTCCGCAGTAGACGAGAAAAGAGAAAggagaaaaaggcgaagaagaagaaggacTCGGTGGACACGAGCAGTAACAAGGAAGAAAAGTCTGACCT AGAGGAGAAGGACGAGAGCCGAAAATCCGAGACACCAACACCGGAAGTTGATGAAGATGGTTTTTGCATAAGGCCAAAGCCCGATCCTTGGGAAAATGAGAAAGGTTTTTACTCGAGTTCGGACACTGAATCGGAGgacgagagagaaagaaaaataagagtTGAGATAAAACCATTGAGCAATGGTGGTGCACCCATGAGTGCAAGTGTCGACGAGTTGAGAGCGACTGTTGAGAATCTCTCGTTGTCACCGGCACCCACGGGTCGTAGGGGTTCGAATACCGATTCGGATCATCTTATGAAGAGATCCCAGTCGGTTTCCCAACAGCTTGGTAAACCAAGTTCCGATTTACTTggattaaatttattcaatccaAGTAGTACACCATCGAGTGCCTCAACACCAACAGCGAGTCATCCTTATGCACCTTTGCAGAGTCCACCACCAATGTCATCATCACCAGTGCCACAGAGTGCACCACCACAATTGACGAGTTTGCATAATAAATTTCCCGAGGGTGATTTATTTTCGGAGGTCGGTGATATTACACCAGCATTACCACCCAAACAATCAGCCTCGTCAACACCAACGGGATCAATTGCTATTCCAAGGCCACCTTCACGACGAAGTGAGGGCCCAACTAGGGGGCGAGCATCGCCTGCCACTATATCGAGGGCTGATAGTGTCGCCAGTTTGGAGTTTCGCACTGCTGGAGTTGGGGTGGGATCGTCCAGGGGACCATCCCCTCTCACTATAGGCCTTGCCGATACCATTCCTCTTGCAGTGGCTTTCCACGAAATTGTTCACTCATACTTCAGAGGAACCGATGAAAATCGCTGCCAGGTGAAACTCAGTGGGGATATGATGTTGTCCTTTCCTGCGGGAATTGTCGCTGTCTTGGCAAACAATCCCAGTCCTGCTAAGCTGTTGTTTAGAATCAGGAATAGTAATCGGCTAGAACGATTACTCCCTAATAATCAACTTGTTAGTAT TGACGCCACTCAGACGACAGCAGACTGTACAATATTCGAGTTTAATATGAGTGCCTTAACCACATTGCTACGTCGTCAGGCAGAGCAGAACCCCTCAGCTTCGTACTTCAATGTGGACATTCTCAAGTATCAAATTAAGAATAAGGAGGGTGCAGGCTCTTGTCCATTTCAACTAGTGGCGTACTGGAAGTGTGAGTCTACGCACACAGATCTCAAG ATTGACTACAAGTATAACAGTCGTGCAATGGCCTCGCCAAGTCCCCTCTTGAATTTACACGTAGCAGCCCCTATTGACGGTGGCTTCAAAAGCCTCCATAGTAAGCCATCAGCCCAGTGGCTGCCCGACACAAACAgattactttggaaatttaCCGAGTTGTCTCAGCACAGTGAAAGCAATGGAGTTGGTTCATTGAAAGCACGAGTTGAGCTGGAACGTGGCCCGGGATCTCAGGGGACCATTGTAACTCAGTTCAATTGCGAGGGAACAACTCTCTCAGGCGTTGAGTTTGAACTTGTCGGTGCTGGTTACAGGCTAAGTCTCGTGAAAAGACGATTTGTATCCGGCAAATATATTTGCGATGGAGACAGCGATCCGAGAACACGTTATGCTGCTCCACCGCCCAGCACTGATTGA